In Coregonus clupeaformis isolate EN_2021a chromosome 32, ASM2061545v1, whole genome shotgun sequence, the following are encoded in one genomic region:
- the LOC121561316 gene encoding uncharacterized protein LOC121561316 isoform X1 has translation MSIVPGQIQFQFQLPTAPLVPRETDPIIKCIIDRKLEKLKKLIRGGKDLNRLYPCAELKDDVTPLIAAVAFTNDNICTFLLKEGANPNVQSTNGWVPLHYAAMSKAPVSIVNRLLAAKADPEGTPLQNFTPLQLAANNDRIDIVKELMMSGAFAERNFKAHPATDQKIASMIQKLSSESEDFVKLKICYDFSCAVGLKSVEELFNEYGKHMLVVNPVNHLTLYDMSFNAIGLNADQYQQASIKWLRESQKIDLYIEETINRLPKIPKHLQDMVVNCLTAVFNIMKEISLGLSLVVIPALLKYLILTPQGLNRNISVVRLLYVITQKTQNHKHGWTLPFVEELCKRIISITDQAYLSNPQTSSLGVLTFGLLADLYTFDCVPVIITSRGITSVPEKILFTAEMQMDEDLKGKLRKLNMSLQSAVSPTDATEQLQGMSLSKKKKKKKKKKKTIQEELSVEKSTTDMTEMADLDASSIPVEESGVYDESSSVKPFPSTTEESKPRKWHRVSERWRPQLEELSNIDAGKVYRLGNLNLVVHPDFRIAKGSDGTEVFLGLKDDGTEVAVKRMLKSNYRDLKNEEEFLRLPQLDSPWIVRYVDFAEDKDFGYLVLQLCEYTLDEYIKDHLPKDTTPVLKKIVHEVLCSLSVLHSRNTKILHRDIKPQNVLIDVTGRARLADFGISRQLNVEQTTLHTSSAGTKCWKASETLDEDSGIGYKRSTDIQVAGMLMYYIISGGHHPFGKGIHCEMNIFQGKYTLEHVDDEVAKDLIEWMINKDPAKRPKVGDTLAHPYFWPEERRVEYLRKIGNEKEAENCRKAEPELLHALDQCAEGRSFTKWKSKIPPELMEKLDGKKKAYPDNTLGLLRFIRNLHEHYTEDADCVDIMKMFPDLFGCVYKFAKKRDWNSRSSLKKMFDREDLR, from the exons ATGAGTATCGTCCCAGGTCAAATCCAGTTCCAATTCCAATTACCGACGGCCCCCTTGGTTCCAAGGGAAACGGATCCCATTATAAAATGCATTATTGACAGGAAGTTGGAGAAACTAAAGAAATTGATTAGAGGCGGCAAGGACTTGAATCGACTGTACCCTTGTGCTGAGCTGAAGGATGATGTTACCCCTTTAATTGCTGCTGTTGCATTTACAAATGATAATATTTGTACATTTCTTCTGAAAGAAGGTGCTAACCCCAACGTGCAATCAACAAATGGTTGGGTTCCTTTGCATTATGCCGCAATGTCAAAAGCTCCTGTCAGTATAGTGAATAGATTACTCGCAGCAAAAGCAGATCCAGAAGGGACACCACTCCAGAACTTTACTCCACTTCAATTGGCGGCAAACAATGACAGAATAGACATTGTGAAAGAGTTGATGATGTCTGGAGCATTTGCTGAAAGAAATTTCAAAGCACATCCCGCTACTGACCAAAAGATagcaagcatgattcagaaattatcTTCAGAGAGTGAGGATTTTGTCAAATTGAAGATTTGTTATGATTTTTCTTGTGCAGTAGGACTCAAATCAGTGGAGGAACTTTTCAATGAATATGGCAAACACATGCTGGTGGTGAACCCTGTGAATCATCTTACACTATATGACATGTCCTTTAACGCTATTGGACTAAATGCGGATCAGTATCAGCAAGCATCCATAAAGTGGCTGAGAGAATCTCAGAAAATTGATCTCTACATTGAAGAGACGATCAATCGTTTGCCTAAAATTCCCAAACATTTACAAGATATGGTAGTGAATTGCTTGACAGCTGTTTTCAACATTATGAAAGAAATATCTCTTGGACTGTCACTGGTAGTAATACCAGCTCTTCTGAAATACCTCATTCTTACCCCTCAAGGACTAAATCGCAACATTTCAGTTGTCAGACTACTGTATGTGATTACTCAGAAAACTCAAAATCACAAACATGGCTGGACCCTCCCTTTTGTTGAGGAGTTATGCAAGAGGATCATCTCAATCACTGATCAAGCATATCTCTCCAATCCTCAGACCTCAAGCTTAGGTGTTTTAACTTTTGGTCTGCTTGCAGATCTGTACACCTTTGATTGTGTACCTGTGATTATCACATCACGAGGGATAACCTCAGTGCCTGAGAAAATACTTTTTACTGCCGAAATGCAGATGGATGAAGACCTGAAAGGAAAACTGAGGAAATTAAATATGTCCCTACAAAGTGCAGTCTCACCAACGGATGCAACTGAACAATTGCAGGGAATGAGTCTAtcaaagaaaaagaagaagaaaaagaaaaagaagaaaACAATTCAGGAAGAGTTGTCGGTAGAAAAAAGTACAACTGACATGACTGAGATGGCAGATCTTGACGCTTCATCAATTCCAGTTGAAGAATCTGGTGTATATGATGAAAGTTCCAGTGTTAAACCATTCCCCTCAACCACTGAGGAATCAAAACCCCGGAAATGGCACAGAGTTAGTGAGCGGTGGAGGCCTCAGTTGGAGGAACTCAGCAACATAGATGCAGGAAAGGTTTACAGATTGGGAAATCTCAATCTTGTAGTCCATCCGGATTTCAGAATAGCCAAAGGAAGTGATGGAACCGAAGTCTTTCTGGGCTTGAAGGATGATGGTACTGAGGTAGCCGTGAAGAGAATGCTCAAGTCAAACTATCGAGATCTAAAGAATGAAGAGGAGTTTTTACGACTACCTCAGCTGGATAGTCCCTGGATTGTGAGATATGTGGACTTTGCAGAAGACAAGGACTTTGGTTACCTTGTTCTTCAGCTCTGTGAATACACCCTTGATGAATACATCAAAGACCACCTACCAAAGGACACAACTCCTGTCCTGAAGAAAATAGTGCACGAGGTGCTCTGCAGTCTAAGCGTTCTGCACAGTCGAAACACAAAAATTCTGCACCGGGATATCAAACCACAGAATGTTTTGATAG ATGTTACAGGCAGAGCGAGATTAGCCGATTTTGGTATAAGTCGACAATTAAACGTGGAACAAACAACTCTACACACAAGCAGTGCAGGAACAAAATGTTGGAAGGCCAGCGAAACTTTAGATGAAGACAGTGGTATCGGGTATAAGAGGAGCACCGACATTCAG GTGGCTGGGATGTTAATGTATTACATCATCTCTGGTGGACATCATCCATTTGGCAAAGGCATCCATTGTGAAATGAACATTTTTCAAGGGAAGTACACACTGGAGCATGTTGATGATGAGGTGGCCAAGGACCTCATTGAGTGGATGATCAATAAAGACCCAGCGAAGAGACCTAAAGTGGGGGACACGCTGGCCCACCCATACTTCTGGCCAGAGGAGAG GAGAGTGGAGTACTTGCGAAAAATTGGTAACGAGAAGGAAGCAGAGAACTGTCGTAAAGCAGAGCCAGAACTCCTTCATGCTTTGGACCAGTGTGCTGAGGGGAGGTCCTTCACAAAGTGGAAGTCCAAG ATACCGCCTGAGTTGATGGAGAAGCTGGATGGTAAAAAGAAGGCCTACCCTGACAACACATTGGGTTTGTTGCGCTTCATACGCAACCTCCATGAGCACTA cacTGAGGATGCAGATTGTGTTGACATTATGAAAATGTTTCCCGATCTCTTTGGATGCGTCTACAAGTTTGCCAAGAAAAGGGATTGGAATTCAAGGAGTAGTCTGAAGAAAATGTTTGACAGAGAAGATCTAAGATAA
- the LOC121561316 gene encoding serine/threonine-protein kinase/endoribonuclease IRE1a-like isoform X2, with translation MLYIIFSPDVTGRARLADFGISRQLNVEQTTLHTSSAGTKCWKASETLDEDSGIGYKRSTDIQVAGMLMYYIISGGHHPFGKGIHCEMNIFQGKYTLEHVDDEVAKDLIEWMINKDPAKRPKVGDTLAHPYFWPEERRVEYLRKIGNEKEAENCRKAEPELLHALDQCAEGRSFTKWKSKIPPELMEKLDGKKKAYPDNTLGLLRFIRNLHEHYTEDADCVDIMKMFPDLFGCVYKFAKKRDWNSRSSLKKMFDREDLR, from the exons ATGCTTTATATAATCTTCTCTCCAGATGTTACAGGCAGAGCGAGATTAGCCGATTTTGGTATAAGTCGACAATTAAACGTGGAACAAACAACTCTACACACAAGCAGTGCAGGAACAAAATGTTGGAAGGCCAGCGAAACTTTAGATGAAGACAGTGGTATCGGGTATAAGAGGAGCACCGACATTCAG GTGGCTGGGATGTTAATGTATTACATCATCTCTGGTGGACATCATCCATTTGGCAAAGGCATCCATTGTGAAATGAACATTTTTCAAGGGAAGTACACACTGGAGCATGTTGATGATGAGGTGGCCAAGGACCTCATTGAGTGGATGATCAATAAAGACCCAGCGAAGAGACCTAAAGTGGGGGACACGCTGGCCCACCCATACTTCTGGCCAGAGGAGAG GAGAGTGGAGTACTTGCGAAAAATTGGTAACGAGAAGGAAGCAGAGAACTGTCGTAAAGCAGAGCCAGAACTCCTTCATGCTTTGGACCAGTGTGCTGAGGGGAGGTCCTTCACAAAGTGGAAGTCCAAG ATACCGCCTGAGTTGATGGAGAAGCTGGATGGTAAAAAGAAGGCCTACCCTGACAACACATTGGGTTTGTTGCGCTTCATACGCAACCTCCATGAGCACTA cacTGAGGATGCAGATTGTGTTGACATTATGAAAATGTTTCCCGATCTCTTTGGATGCGTCTACAAGTTTGCCAAGAAAAGGGATTGGAATTCAAGGAGTAGTCTGAAGAAAATGTTTGACAGAGAAGATCTAAGATAA
- the LOC121561316 gene encoding serine/threonine-protein kinase/endoribonuclease IRE1a-like isoform X3, whose translation MTKYVTGRARLADFGISRQLNVEQTTLHTSSAGTKCWKASETLDEDSGIGYKRSTDIQVAGMLMYYIISGGHHPFGKGIHCEMNIFQGKYTLEHVDDEVAKDLIEWMINKDPAKRPKVGDTLAHPYFWPEERRVEYLRKIGNEKEAENCRKAEPELLHALDQCAEGRSFTKWKSKIPPELMEKLDGKKKAYPDNTLGLLRFIRNLHEHYTEDADCVDIMKMFPDLFGCVYKFAKKRDWNSRSSLKKMFDREDLR comes from the exons ATGTTACAGGCAGAGCGAGATTAGCCGATTTTGGTATAAGTCGACAATTAAACGTGGAACAAACAACTCTACACACAAGCAGTGCAGGAACAAAATGTTGGAAGGCCAGCGAAACTTTAGATGAAGACAGTGGTATCGGGTATAAGAGGAGCACCGACATTCAG GTGGCTGGGATGTTAATGTATTACATCATCTCTGGTGGACATCATCCATTTGGCAAAGGCATCCATTGTGAAATGAACATTTTTCAAGGGAAGTACACACTGGAGCATGTTGATGATGAGGTGGCCAAGGACCTCATTGAGTGGATGATCAATAAAGACCCAGCGAAGAGACCTAAAGTGGGGGACACGCTGGCCCACCCATACTTCTGGCCAGAGGAGAG GAGAGTGGAGTACTTGCGAAAAATTGGTAACGAGAAGGAAGCAGAGAACTGTCGTAAAGCAGAGCCAGAACTCCTTCATGCTTTGGACCAGTGTGCTGAGGGGAGGTCCTTCACAAAGTGGAAGTCCAAG ATACCGCCTGAGTTGATGGAGAAGCTGGATGGTAAAAAGAAGGCCTACCCTGACAACACATTGGGTTTGTTGCGCTTCATACGCAACCTCCATGAGCACTA cacTGAGGATGCAGATTGTGTTGACATTATGAAAATGTTTCCCGATCTCTTTGGATGCGTCTACAAGTTTGCCAAGAAAAGGGATTGGAATTCAAGGAGTAGTCTGAAGAAAATGTTTGACAGAGAAGATCTAAGATAA
- the LOC121561316 gene encoding serine/threonine-protein kinase/endoribonuclease IRE1a-like isoform X4, translating into MLMYYIISGGHHPFGKGIHCEMNIFQGKYTLEHVDDEVAKDLIEWMINKDPAKRPKVGDTLAHPYFWPEERRVEYLRKIGNEKEAENCRKAEPELLHALDQCAEGRSFTKWKSKIPPELMEKLDGKKKAYPDNTLGLLRFIRNLHEHYTEDADCVDIMKMFPDLFGCVYKFAKKRDWNSRSSLKKMFDREDLR; encoded by the exons ATGTTAATGTATTACATCATCTCTGGTGGACATCATCCATTTGGCAAAGGCATCCATTGTGAAATGAACATTTTTCAAGGGAAGTACACACTGGAGCATGTTGATGATGAGGTGGCCAAGGACCTCATTGAGTGGATGATCAATAAAGACCCAGCGAAGAGACCTAAAGTGGGGGACACGCTGGCCCACCCATACTTCTGGCCAGAGGAGAG GAGAGTGGAGTACTTGCGAAAAATTGGTAACGAGAAGGAAGCAGAGAACTGTCGTAAAGCAGAGCCAGAACTCCTTCATGCTTTGGACCAGTGTGCTGAGGGGAGGTCCTTCACAAAGTGGAAGTCCAAG ATACCGCCTGAGTTGATGGAGAAGCTGGATGGTAAAAAGAAGGCCTACCCTGACAACACATTGGGTTTGTTGCGCTTCATACGCAACCTCCATGAGCACTA cacTGAGGATGCAGATTGTGTTGACATTATGAAAATGTTTCCCGATCTCTTTGGATGCGTCTACAAGTTTGCCAAGAAAAGGGATTGGAATTCAAGGAGTAGTCTGAAGAAAATGTTTGACAGAGAAGATCTAAGATAA